CCAGAAGACAGAGCAGAAAGAACCCGGACAGCGCCATGGCTATCATTAAGCGGGGAAGTTAGGGGGTCAAAAGAGAAGTGTCAAACGGTTCAATAAGAAAAACGTGTCCTGTAGAAGAAGATCTATACGGGAATCGACTCCGGGACGGCGGCGGGCTTCCCTTCCGCCAAAAAGGAATGCACCTCTTGCATCAAGGCGTCGAAAATCTCCTCCTCCTTCACCTTTTTAACCACCTTGTCCCCGCGGTAAATAAGCCCGATACCCCTGCCGCCCGCCACCCCCACGTCCGCCACGGCCGCCTCGCCGGGGCCGTTCACCACGCACCCCATCACGGAGACGCGGATGGGTGCCGAGATTTTGGCCATTTCGACCTCCACCCGTTTCAACAGCGAAAACATGTCGATTTCGCACCGCCCGCAGGTGGGGCAGGCGATGATAACCGGGCCGCGCTGGCGCAGGCCCAACGATTTCAAAATTTCGAAGGCCACTTTGACCTCCTCGGTGGGGTCGTCCGCCAGCGAAACCCGTATCGTGTCGCCGATTCCTTCCGCCAAGAGCGTTCCAATTCCCACCGCTGACTTGATGGAGCCGGCAAAGGCCGAGCCGGCCTCGGTGATGCCCAAATGCAAAGGATAAATCGATTTTTCAGCAAAGAGCCGGTAGGCCGCCAACGCCTCGTTCACATCCGAGGATTTGAGCGAAACGACCACTGAATTGTATCCCATATCTTCGAGAATCCCGCAGTGGCGTAGCGCGGCCTCCACAATCGCTTCCGGTTTGGGGCCGCCGTGTTTTTCCCACAAATCCTTGGGGAGCGAGCCGGTGTTGACGCCGATTCTGATGGGGATGTTTCTTTCCGCCGCCGCCTTCACCACCTCGCGGGTTTTCCATTCCGCGCCGATGTTGCCGGGATTGATGCGCAGCTTGTCGGCTCCGCCCTGAATGGCCAGAAGGGCCAGCTTGTAATCAAAATGAATGTCGCAGACCAGCGGCAGGTTTATCCTCTTTTTGATTTCCGGCACCGCCAAGGCGGCTTTTTCGTCCAGAACCGCCACCCGCACGATTTCGCAGCCGACCTCCTCCAACCGCTTAATCTGCGCGACGGTGGCTTCAATGTCCCGGGTGTCGGTTGTGGTCATCGACTGCACCACAATCGGCGCCCCGCCGCCAATGATAACCTTCCCGGCCACCGTAACCGGCCGGGATTTGCGCCTTGGAAAAGTTGGATTCATAGCCCGTTAATTATACCATTTGAGAGGTCATTTGCAAGGGAAGTTTTGCTTAGTGCCTATGCTCGTGATGGCCGCGATGGGATGGTTCGTCCTCTTGCGATGGGGATGCGCCGTGGTGATGGTGGTGCAAAACGGCGTGTCCCCGCCCGCGGACAATCAGCCAGCGGTTGGCGGGAAAAGCGGCCAGTCCGGCCAGAATAAGGGAGAAGAGCAAACTGCCCCAGAAAAGCGGCTGGTCAAGCCCCGCTTCCATCGCCCCCGGTATAACTAACATCACGGTGTTGTCTACGATTTCCATTATGGTGATGGAAAGGGTATCGGAGGCGAAAGCCAGCCCCAAGGCAGTTAAAGGCGGCAGCTTGGCACGGAAAAGGGGGAGGAGGGTCAGCGAGTAGCCGAAAATGAAGGCCAGAATGATTGAAAGAACAACCGTAGCCCAATTACCCCAACCGAACGCCGTACCCAGCACCATCCCCAAAACCTCCCCGATGGAACAGCCGGTAAGACAGTGCACTGTGGCGCTGAAAGCGAGACGATTTATGGATTGGTTTTTATGTTCCATTTTGCTTGCTTTAAATTCGCATATACCATGAACTATGGCAAGGGGCTTTCTTCTTGACAGCCCCCCTTTAAATCTTTACGCTTGCCCCGTGCCGGAAAATGCGTCCCGCCGAAGATTGTACCTGCTTGTTGCGCTGCTTGCCATTGTCTCGGTCTTTTTCCTGCGGGATACGTACCGGCAGACCGCCTTGACGGAAGGGGATTTTGTCCGGTTGTACGTGGAGGTGGTCAATTTGCAAACCCGACTGGCGGATCAGCCGCTGAAAGCCCGGATGGAAACGGAACAAATTTTGGACAGCGCGGGGGTTACAGAAGAACAGTTGAACCGATTCATTGCGGAAATCAATAAAAAGCCGGAAAAGTGGGTCGGGATTTGGGAAAAAATCAATAAAGAGCTGGAAAAGGACTCTATTCTTCCAAAAAATCGGTGATGTAGATGAATTCCGGCGGCTTTTGGGAAAAATCGATGCCGACAAAATCCCAGCGGAAGGAGGCCTCCGGCATTTTGGCACGCTCCAGATAATCGTAAGCCGCCTCAATTAATTTTTTCTTTTTGGCCGCCGTCACCCGCTCCTCCGGATGCCCGAAGGAGCGTTCCCAGATTGCCTTGACCTCCACAAACACCAGTTGTTCGCCATCTTTGGCCAATAAATCAATTTCCTTGTGCCCCGCGCGCAGGCGGCGGCCGATGATTTGAAATCCCTTTTGAATTAAAAACCTCTCCGCCGCCTTCTCGCCGGCTTCCCCTTTTTTGGCGATGGAGCTCACTTGCTAAAGAGAGTGGGGGCGGTGATATGGTCGCAGAAAGTTTTGCGGTGGATTTCGGAAACCCCTTTTTCGACCACAAACGCTTTATGTTCCGGCGTGGGGTACCCCTTGTTTTGGGCCAGATTCCAGCCGGGATACTGTTCATCCAATTCCTGCATCATCCGGTCGCGGGTGACTTTGGCCACAATGGAAGCGGCCGCCACCGAGGCGGAAAGCCGGTCACCTTTTACTATTGCCTTTTGAGGGAAGGTCATCCTGGGGATTTCGAATTTGCCGTCCACCAAGACAATTTCCGGCATAATCTTGAGTTTCTCAATGGCGCGGCGCATCGCCAGAAAAGAGGCGTGATGAATGTTGAATTCGTCGATTTCGGTATGGGAAGCGACTCCGGTTGCAACATCCAGCGCCTTTTCAAAAATAAGGCCGAAAAGCTCTTCGCGCTTTTCGGCCGTCAACAGTTTGCAATCGTTGACCGGCAGGCCGGTGAATCCGGCGGGGAAAATCACCGCTCCTGCCACCACCGGCCCGGCCAAGGGGCCGCGGCCGGCCTCATCCACGCCGCAAATCAGGGAAAGCCCGTTCTTCCATAGTCCCCGCTCGGTGGCGTAGATTTTGGCCAAGTTATTCGTTCTCGGCGGTTGCTCCCGGACCGGAGGCCTCTTCCAGTTCCTTCATCTTTTCCTCAATCCGGGCCGATTTTCCTTTCAGGTTGCGCAAATAGTACAGCTTTCCGCGGCGAACATCGCCGGTTTTGACCAGTTCAATTTTGGCCACGGACGGGGAGAAAAGGGGAAAAACCCGCTCCACCCCCACGCCACTGGAGATTTTGCGCACGGTGAAGCTTTCGCGGGCGCCGCGCCCGCCGCGGGCAATCACGGTTCCCTGAAAGATCTGAATCCGCTCCTTGTCCCCTTCTTTTATTTTGACGTGCACTTTCACCGTGTCGCCGGGGCCGAAATCGGGCCGTTTGGCCTTCATCTGGCGGGCTTCAATCATCTGTATCAAGTTCATACGGCCTCCTTAGCTTTCCAGCAATTTTTGATCTTCTTTGGTCAGTTTAAATCTTTCAAACAAATCGGGACGCAAAGTTTTTGTGCGTAAAAGCGACTCCCGCCTTCGCCAGCGCTCCACTTCGGCATGGTTGCCGGAGGTCAAGACTTTGGGGACGGAAAGCCCCATAAACTCCTCCGGGCGGGTGTAGTTGGGATATTCCAAAAGCCCGGAAGTAAAGGAATCGGCCCGCACACAATCCTCGTTTCCCACCACGCCGGGAATCAATCGCACCACCGCTTCCGTTATCACCATCGCCGGAACTTCGCCGCCGCCCAGAACATAATCCCCGATGGAGACGCAGTCCGTGACTACAAGCTGCCGGACGCGCTCATCCACGCCCCGATAGCGCCCGCAGATGATAATCAACTGGTCTTCGTTCGCAAACTCTTGCGCCAGCTTTTGGTTGAACAGCTTTCCCTGCGGGGTGGTCAGAATCACGCGCGGGTGGCGGCCATTTTTCAAACTTTCCACGGCCTTCACCAAAGGGGCCGGCAGCATCACCATCCCGCCCCCGCCGCCGTACGGGGTGTCGTCTGTGGTTGAGTGTTTGTCCTCCGCAAAGCGGCGCAGGTCGGTCACAGAAATATCGACCAACTTGCGCGCGACCGCTTTGCCGAGCACGGATTCGGACAAAAACGGCTCAAAAAGGCGCGGAAAAATGGAAATAATGTCGATTTTCATCGATGCTTAAATCCCAAACCGATTGTTATTCGGCTTTTTTCTCTTCCCCTTTGGGGGTTTCTTCTTTTTTGCCCTTCTTGCCGATTTTTTTGGCTTTGGCGGCTTCCTTGATGGTGCTTTTCAAAACCACGCCGGAGACATCCTTGCCGGCCTTTTTAAACGACAATTTCTGGGTTAAACCGGTGTGTTTAAAGAGGGCTTTGACCGTATCAGAGGGCTGGGCGCCCACCGCCAACCAGTAGCCAATCCGCTCCTCGTTCAAATCCACCACGGCCGGTTTAACCTTCGGGTTATAGGTGCCCAAAGTTTCCAAAAAGCGCCCATCCGTGGGCCGGCGGGAATCCGCGGCCACCAGCCGGAAGAACGGTTTTTTCTTGGCCCCTACGCGGCGCAGACGCAAAACTACCATAAATCCTCCATCGTTTCTGTTTTCATCCGTTTGTTAAAATCTACCCAACCGGCCCAGCAGGTCGGCTTTGAATTTACCCATTTTTGAAACCGATTTCATCATTTTGGCCACCTGCTCGAACTGCCTAAGCAATTGGTTCACCTCCTGCACGGTCGTTCCCGAACCCCGGGCAATACGCCTGCGGCGGGAGCCGTCGAGTATCTGCGGGCGCTCCCGCTCCAGGGGGGTCATGGAAGATAAGATCGCCTCCGTATGTTTCAAACCGTTTTCATCGAAGCCGGCTTCCATTCCCCTGCTCAAGGCGGCCGGGAGCTTGCCGGCCAGGGTATCGAGGGGGCCCATTTTTTTCACTTCCAAAAGCTGCTGGCGGAAATCCTCCAGCGTGAAACTTTTTTTCCGCAGCCGCTCGGCCAGTTCATCGGCCCCCTTCTGGGAGAAGGCCTCCTGGGCCTTTTCCACCAGCCCGACGATATCCCCCATTCCCAGAATGCGGGAGGCCATCCGGTCGGGATAAAACGGCTCCAGGTCGGCCAGTTTTTCGCCGACGCCGACCAGCTTGATGGGAATACCGGTCACTTTTCTGACGGAAAGGGCGGCGCCGCCGCGGGCGTCGCCATCCAGCTTGGTCAGAATCAACCCATCCAAGCCCAATTTTTGGTGAAATTGCTCAGCCACGTTGACAGCGTCCTGACCGGTCATGGCATCCAGTACCAGCAAAATTTCGGTCGGCTTGAGCTTGGGCTTCATTTTGGCCAGCTCGTTCATCAGCTCCTCGTCGATATGCAGGCGGCCGGCGGTGTCCACAATCAAAAAGTCGGCGCCGTCTTCCAGCGCATTCTGGCGGGCTTCCAAGGCCCCGGCGACGGCATCGTCCCCCGCCAAATGAGTTTTGACCCCAATCGAATCCCCCAAGACCTTCAACTGCTCGCGGGCGGCCGGGCGCTGGGTGTCGCAGGCCGCCAGCCAGACCCGCTTCCCTTTGTTTTTGTATTGAAGCGCCAATTTGCCGCAGAAAGTGGTTTTGCCGGAGCCCTGCAGGCCGACGGCCATAATCACGGTCGGCGGGGCGCCGGCCGTCTTGACGAGTTCGGCTTTCCTGCCTAAAAGCTCGACTAACGAATCGTAAAC
The Verrucomicrobiia bacterium DNA segment above includes these coding regions:
- the ffh gene encoding signal recognition particle protein, producing MFNQLTEKFGAIFKKLSGKGKLSEENVREALSEVRRALLEADVNYKVVKEFLAEVEAKALGAEVLSSIQPGQLFVKIVYDSLVELLGRKAELVKTAGAPPTVIMAVGLQGSGKTTFCGKLALQYKNKGKRVWLAACDTQRPAAREQLKVLGDSIGVKTHLAGDDAVAGALEARQNALEDGADFLIVDTAGRLHIDEELMNELAKMKPKLKPTEILLVLDAMTGQDAVNVAEQFHQKLGLDGLILTKLDGDARGGAALSVRKVTGIPIKLVGVGEKLADLEPFYPDRMASRILGMGDIVGLVEKAQEAFSQKGADELAERLRKKSFTLEDFRQQLLEVKKMGPLDTLAGKLPAALSRGMEAGFDENGLKHTEAILSSMTPLERERPQILDGSRRRRIARGSGTTVQEVNQLLRQFEQVAKMMKSVSKMGKFKADLLGRLGRF
- a CDS encoding DUF4396 domain-containing protein, which codes for MEHKNQSINRLAFSATVHCLTGCSIGEVLGMVLGTAFGWGNWATVVLSIILAFIFGYSLTLLPLFRAKLPPLTALGLAFASDTLSITIMEIVDNTVMLVIPGAMEAGLDQPLFWGSLLFSLILAGLAAFPANRWLIVRGRGHAVLHHHHHGASPSQEDEPSHRGHHEHRH
- the rplS gene encoding 50S ribosomal protein L19 → MNLIQMIEARQMKAKRPDFGPGDTVKVHVKIKEGDKERIQIFQGTVIARGGRGARESFTVRKISSGVGVERVFPLFSPSVAKIELVKTGDVRRGKLYYLRNLKGKSARIEEKMKELEEASGPGATAENE
- a CDS encoding ribonuclease HII; this translates as MAKIYATERGLWKNGLSLICGVDEAGRGPLAGPVVAGAVIFPAGFTGLPVNDCKLLTAEKREELFGLIFEKALDVATGVASHTEIDEFNIHHASFLAMRRAIEKLKIMPEIVLVDGKFEIPRMTFPQKAIVKGDRLSASVAAASIVAKVTRDRMMQELDEQYPGWNLAQNKGYPTPEHKAFVVEKGVSEIHRKTFCDHITAPTLFSK
- the rpsP gene encoding 30S ribosomal protein S16, which codes for MVVLRLRRVGAKKKPFFRLVAADSRRPTDGRFLETLGTYNPKVKPAVVDLNEERIGYWLAVGAQPSDTVKALFKHTGLTQKLSFKKAGKDVSGVVLKSTIKEAAKAKKIGKKGKKEETPKGEEKKAE
- a CDS encoding YraN family protein — encoded protein: MSSIAKKGEAGEKAAERFLIQKGFQIIGRRLRAGHKEIDLLAKDGEQLVFVEVKAIWERSFGHPEERVTAAKKKKLIEAAYDYLERAKMPEASFRWDFVGIDFSQKPPEFIYITDFLEE
- the trmD gene encoding tRNA (guanosine(37)-N1)-methyltransferase TrmD, which gives rise to MKIDIISIFPRLFEPFLSESVLGKAVARKLVDISVTDLRRFAEDKHSTTDDTPYGGGGGMVMLPAPLVKAVESLKNGRHPRVILTTPQGKLFNQKLAQEFANEDQLIIICGRYRGVDERVRQLVVTDCVSIGDYVLGGGEVPAMVITEAVVRLIPGVVGNEDCVRADSFTSGLLEYPNYTRPEEFMGLSVPKVLTSGNHAEVERWRRRESLLRTKTLRPDLFERFKLTKEDQKLLES
- the ispG gene encoding flavodoxin-dependent (E)-4-hydroxy-3-methylbut-2-enyl-diphosphate synthase, translating into MNPTFPRRKSRPVTVAGKVIIGGGAPIVVQSMTTTDTRDIEATVAQIKRLEEVGCEIVRVAVLDEKAALAVPEIKKRINLPLVCDIHFDYKLALLAIQGGADKLRINPGNIGAEWKTREVVKAAAERNIPIRIGVNTGSLPKDLWEKHGGPKPEAIVEAALRHCGILEDMGYNSVVVSLKSSDVNEALAAYRLFAEKSIYPLHLGITEAGSAFAGSIKSAVGIGTLLAEGIGDTIRVSLADDPTEEVKVAFEILKSLGLRQRGPVIIACPTCGRCEIDMFSLLKRVEVEMAKISAPIRVSVMGCVVNGPGEAAVADVGVAGGRGIGLIYRGDKVVKKVKEEEIFDALMQEVHSFLAEGKPAAVPESIPV